One Nematostella vectensis chromosome 10, jaNemVect1.1, whole genome shotgun sequence genomic window, ataatactagatgggtggccagtcttcagcaatacccagtcaagcaagccaaaaaaagaaaatatggcatgtagtcgtgggtgggggtctccttagtttacatggctgttgtcacgcattaaaacgccccagcgaaagaacgatctatccatcacgtTTATCTCTTTacgatcctttgtttatattaccagtttgttgggagaacgtggcatctcctcaactagtgaacacactgcacctcgaggactagtggttaatcaaagtcaagctcTTCAATttccatacagtcgccaacaattcttgtgactgtcccccagcaggcaaggtcacccaaggtggtgtactgtatattggggaacaagggGAATGGGTgtcccctgaaccctgtcggttgttcatagagtatttcttgggctgggaaattcttacccttggtaagtagcttttcccctatcattaacacataatctaaacatcatatctcaaagatcccaggtaccttcggaaagctaaaatcttcaggcttaaataataaacataggctgagcaaatactccagtccaaacccagtgagaaaaaaaaaagagaacaaatcaatcgtttgattgtattgttcactgcagtaccagaccagacataattttcagatgaagatgaagatgaagaaatgatttttatcattgtaacttaatagattattaatttttttctattataattatcgatgagagatatgctttaagaagaaataaaagctcggcaaatataagttttgtataaaaagggcacccttttaaggacaatgtacaggcttggcatcttgacgcgcgatgccacaaatataattgagttaactagtatgcaagtaaacttttgcccttgtgtgattagcgattttcagatgaagaaacattatagctataagattaaaaaagaaagaatgataacaacagtagcatccttccaagcagttaagacCAGCCGTCTCAGTCCGTCAagatttctcggaaaaatgaACTTTCGGCGCCCTATCTCAAAATTAAACTGGTAATAGGTATGGGTGACCTCAGTATcctgtgaaagtttgaagcaatttggataaatatttttggcgatagaagccaaaaagtaatttttcgtctCCCGCACCCGGATTTGAGACAATTTTTTGGTTGTCACAAAAAGCCTGAAAATCAAATCGCAAAGCGCGATAAAACAACTGCCGCTTAAATAAACCTAAAGCATAGATAATAAAGAACTCCCAGGCTGAAAGATAAGCTGTTCTGTCagcaccttattattttaggtgatttttttttatgtttttagatgactttgaaaagccttaAAATAATCGTGAAATATCGCTGATGAGATGtggatttggcaaaaatgattgCATTCATCGAAAAGAGCATCATTTTGGCTTTCGATATGTGGAATAAAATTtaggggcaaataaaatccgACTTTTTTACAAGCCGAAATATAACCCCCATTTGAccctaattataaacaaatgcctTCTACTGTATCGGGTTTCCCGCATTCAAACACCGCCTCCAAAACaccaggaaaaaaaagaaagctcaATTAAAAAGGAATATACTTTAGGCAAAACTTAATATTAAGGGTTATAGTTTCATAGCTTTTTATAGCACTTATCTGCGATTTTTAGGCTCGCGTGATACTGTTTGTTTGCTGCCATGCATGCGTAATTAAAGATAGCGTGACAAACAAAGCGACAAGCATAAAATAGCTCACCAAAACTGCGATAAGATTATTCTGCTAATTACTAATTAAAGCAACGgttaaaagaagaaaatgggggatatgtatgtttttattcaatttacAAGCGCTACTGGTTGATTTGTTAAACTCTTGAGTCGTCTGTGTTAAATTCTTACAAATTATAAGGAACGCTAACATTTGCGATATTGTGGCCTCTCCGTTTCACCGTAAGCTGttctttttttagtaaaagaaAGTATTGAAGTTATTGTAAAACTTACTCTGGTCGTCACAACAGGCTGTTGGGACACATTATCGATTCAGAAATTTAATTTATGTAAGTATGGAAAAATTATAGTCGCCCCGAGGAATCGTGAATTTATTTTGCACAACTACAACTTTGAATAACATCCACGAGCGCGGCTACAAAAGGAGCTTTGCGTCGGGTTGCTCCGGGCAGTTGAAGCTCCAGCTCTTTGCAGATAGTGGAAAGGGTGGCCACTGAAAGAGAGGTGAGCCTGGACCTGGAGTATAAGTGGCACAGGTGGATGCCGTTCGCTTCTATCGGGTGACTTAGTTGGCACTCATCTAGGATGGCAGCTCTCGTACGGAAGTAGGCGGTTTCCTCCTACGCAGCCTCTACTGCCTCCGCATCCTGTGCCGTTCCCTCGGACATTTTACTTTTTGCTGATTTCCGGGAAAAGAACGCCTGTACTTGGCCTGGTGTAAGGAACTCGCTGATTATGAATCGGCGTTCCCCTGTCACTCCTCTAGCGTACCGCATCTTCTGAGAGACGGTGCCGGGTTCCATCTTGTGGCCGGTCTCCTGTCCCCGGTCGAACATCTCATCCAAGAAGGCCTTCTGGTCTGCCGTGAAGCGGACGGTTTTCTTGCTTCCCTTGATCGCCCATCCTTGCGGCGATATAGAAGTGCGGCTTGTTGATTCTAACACGTCGCTCCCAATAGATGGTACGACCCGCCCCTCCCCGACTACTTTTTGGTGGTAGCCAAGCTTGGCCCGGTCAAACAGGCATTGCCGTTCTTGGGCAAACTCGCATTTGCCGTACTGTGTGTGCCGGTCTAACCAGGCCAAGCGTGTATAGCTTTTCACGCAGCCGTCTACTGGACAACAGAATAGCTTTGTGGGCTCTTCCTCACTGCTGACTGCGGGTCCTGGCTCAGCGGCTGTCACCGTGCGCTCAACAGCACGCTTGATGTCGACGAATTCCCCGTCACTGAATGAGCCCGGAAAAGTTGAAATCGCTTGGTCAATAGTCACTGAAAGGGAGAACAAAATAAGTTAAATCGCTATCTGATTAAAATGCCATCCACTTAATCCCCCCCCCGACTATCTGAAGCGGCGTCGGACACCCCACCCTCCTTGATTTCTTAGGAATATGTTAACATATATATGTACTTGGCCTGTGAGATaagtgaaaaagaaatgtgCCTTTACTAACCCTTGAGCTGGGTCCAGCTGAAAGTCTTTCCCACACCAACGTCAAAGGCTTTCCACATGGTTAGCTCATCGGCACCCACTACAAAGTTGTTCATGCTGCTAATGTTAGGGATTCTGGGTGAGAGAACAGGAGATAAGATGCTTGCATCCACGAGAGCGACTCGGACCCCGGGAATCCCACCACAAGACAGCATGGCAGTCCGAAGATCCGATGGCGTAACAACATCATGACCCTCGTTGATATAGCGGCGGATGTGGGCTTTTATTGTCGAGGCCTTCCTGTCACAAGCCGCTTTACCTCCCTGAGGGTCGCTGAAGTCTACCCGCTGCACCTTAAGAGTAAAAACAGTTTCACGGATTGGAACAATTATGCAACAAGGATTGAAGTTGAATATTGCCACCTGTGCCTTCCTTGAACAAGCCAATCAGTTAAAATTTCTCCGTATTCTCCATTTGCGTTGCTAATGAATGCGTAAGGGGCGAGCAATCCCTTCACCCCTCCATCAAATGTGGGTCATATACTATTAAAAGCTCTTCAAATATTGATCCTATGGCTACGCAagccacctcccccccccatcctTATGCTATCCTGTCTAAGACTTTATATAAGGAAGTAAGCGCTTATACGTGTAATTACCCATCTGCGATAAGCGATTACTGTGCCTTACCTTGATGCCTGTTAATAAGCTCAAGGATCGACAGGCGGCGATCATGGACGCACTATGATAGCATCCTGCATTATCTTGCCTGTAGTATGCCGTTGTCAATTCCGGGCATTCACTCTTGACTGTTGCTAGCGTATGCCTCATGATGCTGACGACAACAGAGCTATCCTGACTGCAGTTCTCCACGATATGTACAAATGCCTGGTGCCTCAGACTGCCGTCCGCGTTTCTCCGAATGACTACACTGATGTGCCAGGAAATTCCTCGCTTTCCAAACCAGTCGGCCTGTGTCTCGCGGTATTTCTGGGGTAGGAATTTCATGGCCCAATCTTGAAATACAAGGATCTCATCTGGGCCCATCTCTTCTAGCGTCATGTGGCGGGGTTTATCCTGCTGTATGGACCTTAGCTGGTGCGCCTTCCACGCGTCAATTGCGGTGCAAGACAGGCTATAGGCAAACATGATGTCATCGCGCACGTCAGGTTGCAGTGTGGAGGCTGATGTTATGGCCGATTCGATCTTCATTAACACGCCCTTGAGGTCCTCACATGATGCGCAGAGGAGATCGTGCGGGTGGTCACAAGCTGAGGCGAGTAAGGGGTCGCTGGTATCACTGAGGGCGTGTGTGATGCAATGGTCCGCCACCAAAGAGGAAGCAGTAACATGAACCTTTGAATAAATGATAATGCTTTAGTAAATGCATGCTTTAGTGTGGGCAAAAGTGCTTGTTTATGTTATTTATACGAAGGTTGGCCTGCTTTTTAAGGTTAATATTCATGGGCATGCATATACCTTATAGTCGGTTTTTATGTAGTGTTTCCCCGCTTTCAACCGTCGCTTGGAGTCTGTCACCCAAGCTACGCTGCAATGAATGCTGGTATCTTCAAGCTGCCCCACGATGTCAACCAAGTCATCAAAACTCTTGGCGCCGTCGGCGGCAATGTAATCTAGCCCCTGCAAGGACCTCCGGACTGATGCGGAGCATACTGTAAGTAGTCGTCTTACGGTTGATTCGCTGAAGGGTATCAGTGCGGACTCCTCACAGTACTGCTGATATTGTTTGTAGATTCTTATAGGAATCAAACAGCGAATGACATTCGGTGTTTCTAGCACCCTTCCATCCATGAGGCGTAGGTGTCGTTGACCATACGGCAGGTCTTGGATCACGTGTGGGCTTGTGATGAATGACAAGAAGTGATCTAGTCTCGAATCATCGATCCGCACCCTGTTGATCGATCTTTTAGGGACAGCTGCCCCGCGGCCGTGTTCAATGATGTGTCGACGTGCTATGCTGTATCGATACTCGGTCAGTCCCGGGATGAATGATCGGAGTTGAGCTAGAGGAACCAGGTCCGCCATGATGGCCAAAATCTGTCGCCTTGCACTCCAGCTTTCAGCATTGCGATATGTCTCTGCCAAGGCCTCAAGGTACTTGGTATCTACACCACTTTTGACGCCCAAACGATGCTCTACTTCCTGCGAGGCTAGGACGGTTCGCCAAAGACTTCCGGCATCTTCAGGAGAAATAACTTCAACCACTGAAGATATTGCAGTCCCCGCCTTTTGTACATTTACATTTCTTGCACGCTCACCAAGATCATACCATTTTTTCTTTGGTTTCCCGATTCTGACATCAGAATGCCCACACAGGAGTAGCAATTCATTGAGCTTTTGAAGTCGGACATCGGTTTCGTCGACATCGCTAGAGGATGATGGAGTGCTCAGGTCATCCGATAAAATAAAGGTAGGGTCTTCTAGCGTCAGATGCCCAATCGCCTCCGTCAAAGAATCATTGCTTCCGCCACTTTGAAGTTCCTCAGcctttgaaaaaaagattgaTGGTTGCATGTATATCATTTCGTTTGAAAATTTTCTAATGATTTTACCGTATTTATTATCTATAAGATAAGT contains:
- the LOC116611598 gene encoding uncharacterized protein LOC116611598 encodes the protein MITCGFSSHAEGPCGSSLDNPANTECVIIRTCNKDIRAHKTHLGIKDSALQTESQLLLARVGIFVCTEEFLSLTVCPRHRDSYGIRYRCHKTLCSVPATFASHGKKEKVDKASITLLQSEQFFKQTGHLVPVGSRICRRCRGELSFFPGSLPRAGTPLDVTTSSELLIEKTHHGEGGNRSLSNVPAVSSTSTTKSSFEDEPAAEELQSGGSNDSLTEAIGHLTLEDPTFILSDDLSTPSSSSDVDETDVRLQKLNELLLLCGHSDVRIGKPKKKWYDLGERARNVNVQKAGTAISSVVEVISPEDAGSLWRTVLASQEVEHRLGVKSGVDTKYLEALAETYRNAESWSARRQILAIMADLVPLAQLRSFIPGLTEYRYSIARRHIIEHGRGAAVPKRSINRVRIDDSRLDHFLSFITSPHVIQDLPYGQRHLRLMDGRVLETPNVIRCLIPIRIYKQYQQYCEESALIPFSESTVRRLLTVCSASVRRSLQGLDYIAADGAKSFDDLVDIVGQLEDTSIHCSVAWVTDSKRRLKAGKHYIKTDYKVHVTASSLVADHCITHALSDTSDPLLASACDHPHDLLCASCEDLKGVLMKIESAITSASTLQPDVRDDIMFAYSLSCTAIDAWKAHQLRSIQQDKPRHMTLEEMGPDEILVFQDWAMKFLPQKYRETQADWFGKRGISWHISVVIRRNADGSLRHQAFVHIVENCSQDSSVVVSIMRHTLATVKSECPELTTAYYRQDNAGCYHSASMIAACRSLSLLTGIKVQRVDFSDPQGGKAACDRKASTIKAHIRRYINEGHDVVTPSDLRTAMLSCGGIPGVRVALVDASILSPVLSPRIPNISSMNNFVVGADELTMWKAFDVGVGKTFSWTQLKG